Proteins from one bacterium genomic window:
- a CDS encoding DPP IV N-terminal domain-containing protein, translated as MMRPKRLGIKALCLILALAALSCGRNAAVNKGRQFLEIGDLGKAIEQFSLAVQDSPKDPQGHYYLAKAYCLADSAGPACKEYGILSRLDYPAAQDTFLRQRVAVYLGMEPYEITRLTFAAGNDALPALSPDGKKIAFSSKRDGNTELYVMDADGQNQKRITNNPALDFMPAFSPDGKSLAYVSDRDGNDEIYLLDLQTKKERRLTFNKFNEQMPRFTPDGSELFFLSDSGTFWSLWRLSLAKNARPQLVRPDPQEKGDKEFFDIVSGQVFYQQAQENQKVLKLWPLAGGEPRPVRCPSFRGGIPTMLSPDRRYLLYTSSRQGNDEVYLYDVREDNNLRLTVNPAEDMAFGLFPDLKTILFDSQRDGDREVYLLHLDRMIPADRIIKALAQGQ; from the coding sequence ATGATGAGACCGAAAAGACTTGGGATCAAGGCCCTCTGTCTGATCCTGGCCCTGGCAGCCTTGAGCTGCGGCCGCAATGCGGCCGTCAACAAGGGCCGGCAGTTTTTGGAGATCGGCGACCTGGGCAAGGCCATCGAACAGTTCTCCCTGGCCGTGCAGGATTCCCCCAAGGATCCCCAGGGGCATTACTATCTGGCCAAAGCCTACTGCCTGGCCGATTCGGCCGGACCGGCCTGCAAGGAATACGGGATATTGAGCCGGCTGGATTACCCGGCGGCCCAGGATACCTTCCTCCGCCAAAGGGTGGCGGTGTATCTGGGAATGGAACCTTACGAAATCACCAGGCTGACCTTTGCGGCTGGCAACGACGCACTGCCGGCTCTCTCCCCCGACGGAAAGAAGATAGCCTTTTCCAGCAAGCGGGACGGCAACACCGAGCTCTATGTGATGGATGCCGACGGCCAAAACCAGAAACGGATCACCAACAATCCGGCCCTTGATTTTATGCCGGCCTTCAGCCCGGACGGAAAGAGCCTGGCCTATGTTTCCGACCGCGACGGAAACGATGAGATATATCTCCTGGACCTGCAGACCAAAAAAGAGCGGAGACTGACCTTCAACAAATTCAATGAGCAGATGCCCCGGTTCACCCCGGACGGGAGCGAATTGTTCTTTTTAAGCGACAGCGGAACATTTTGGTCGTTGTGGAGGCTGTCCCTGGCCAAGAATGCCCGGCCCCAATTGGTCCGCCCCGACCCGCAGGAAAAGGGGGATAAAGAATTCTTTGACATCGTATCCGGCCAGGTGTTCTACCAGCAGGCCCAGGAAAACCAAAAGGTCCTGAAATTATGGCCCCTGGCCGGGGGGGAGCCCAGGCCGGTCAGATGTCCGTCGTTCCGGGGCGGGATACCCACGATGCTTTCGCCTGACCGGAGATACCTGCTGTACACCTCTTCCCGCCAGGGCAACGACGAGGTCTATCTTTACGACGTCCGGGAGGACAATAATCTGAGGCTGACCGTCAATCCGGCCGAGGACATGGCCTTTGGACTTTTCCCCGACCTGAAGACCATCCTGTTCGATTCCCAGCGCGACGGCGACCGCGAGGTTTACCTGCTGCATTTGGACCGGATGATACCGGCCGACCGGATCATCAAGGCCCTGGCCCAGGGGCAATAA
- a CDS encoding UDP-2,3-diacylglucosamine diphosphatase: protein MSIPFYFLSDVHLGAGSPELERLKLARLKKLFAVIRDQPGPLYILGDLFDFWFEYRAVIQSEHFEVLAEMLKLRQSGVEITLLAGNHDYWTGPFLEKQLGFKIVKDDLTIDLDGQKVLLCHGDGLDQTDRGYRALKAVLRNPLSIRAFSLIHPDLAVSFAHWFSRFSRNHLTKHKNVDQAPLERQAARFFALGYRAVVFGHTHQPTLKDMEGHVFLNLGDFFKNFTYAIYRNGKFKLEKIID, encoded by the coding sequence ATGTCAATACCCTTTTACTTTTTATCTGACGTTCACCTGGGAGCGGGCAGCCCCGAACTGGAACGGCTGAAACTGGCCAGGCTGAAGAAGCTTTTTGCCGTTATCCGGGACCAGCCCGGTCCCTTGTACATATTGGGCGACCTGTTTGATTTCTGGTTTGAATACCGGGCCGTGATACAGTCCGAACATTTTGAAGTATTAGCGGAAATGCTGAAACTGCGGCAATCCGGGGTGGAGATCACCCTGCTGGCCGGCAACCACGATTACTGGACCGGGCCTTTCCTGGAAAAGCAGCTGGGATTCAAGATCGTCAAGGATGATCTGACCATTGACCTGGACGGCCAAAAAGTGCTGCTTTGCCACGGCGACGGCCTGGATCAGACGGACCGGGGTTACCGGGCGCTGAAGGCGGTGCTGAGGAACCCCCTCAGCATCCGGGCTTTCAGCCTTATCCATCCCGACCTGGCCGTCTCCTTTGCCCATTGGTTCTCAAGATTTTCCCGCAATCATCTGACCAAGCATAAAAATGTTGATCAGGCGCCGCTGGAGCGCCAGGCCGCCAGGTTTTTTGCCCTGGGCTACCGGGCGGTGGTGTTCGGCCACACCCACCAGCCGACATTGAAGGACATGGAGGGCCACGTTTTCCTGAACCTGGGGGATTTTTTCAAGAATTTTACCTATGCCATTTACCGGAACGGAAAATTCAAACTGGAAAAGATCATTGACTAG